Part of the Nicotiana sylvestris chromosome 5, ASM39365v2, whole genome shotgun sequence genome is shown below.
GTGGCTCCTTCTCCGTAGAAGCAGCTCCAATGccacagaagcggtcccagccccCTGGCctaattccgcagatgcggaccccctctcgcagaagcgagaccgcagatgcggtcccctaaccgcatGTGCGAAAATCGCTGAAGGTagtgccttcatttaatacgggaatgtgtcatttttgacacattcccaccattgtttgggcgatttgggagcttccaaagagaaatattccacctagcatcttgaggtaagttcatcccacttaattctagtttaatacttgagtcttggatagattaacacacaaagattaaggaaaaatcatggggttagagaaaaacatagggttttgataaaagttagatttaaccacaaaattctttatgaaatgaagtagaaatcatatattattgatccttaggttataaagaacaactttcttcaaaaaattttggaatccgggcgcGTGGGCCAGGGgttggattttaggaaacttgtatttagggttggaaaatttctttaatagttagaatgcgaacttgtgagcttgtattgactagttcctacctcgtttaattagttttggatcgttcggctccaaattgagggtttaagcactttcttggtattggaagtacgcttcggagcgaggtaagtctcctttctaaccttgtaagaaagaattgtccccataggtataaTAATTGAATAAATTGTCACTAAATGCAGGGGCTACGTacacactaggtgacgagagtccgtacgtagctactactatgttaattgtccgggtagtttaggacctgtATCATGCCAAATTTGTAAATGTTTATATCTTTACATGCTAATGAGATCACTTAAGATATACTAGAGACTTGGAAACGAACCTATGTGAACGTATGCACTTGTttgaacacttgtatgaattATTTGAATACAAATGTGCCTTTATGCACCTTCttgatgataattgatatttgtggatcgggccgattgcctcggtagaaatagatgcatctatggtttgcgccatTCGACCCTAGGGCAGTGCATAGTTTCTTTTTGTTGGACCGggccatacgacctcggcataacgtgcgcatgatatttatgtgaaatcttattcatGACTTACTTTGTTAAATGATCTGAAACGTAAAGGCTAACTGTGATACTATCTAGGTATGACTTATCACCTCTTGCTATAAACTGATATTATCTGTGAAatccatgcttagcataaaaaattattatattatttgaccctagtaagtatcaagtcgatctctcgtctctacttcttcgagattagacgggatacttactgggtacatattgtttatgtactcatactatacttctgtacttaattatacaggatctgaggcaggtacatctggctatcagtctggtgctcGTTCCtgatcatagtccgagacttccacggtgagctgctccttTCCTATGTCGTTCAGCAACTTGATAGAGTATCTCTTTATTTTTGGTTGTCATCTCTATTTCAGACAGTAAGATAGATTTACTCTtctgtatattctactagatgtcCATATATTTGTGACACCATGTCTTGTCACACACATTAgcagactattcttttgggaattgtataattatttttggtacgttactaattatcacttgttttaacttCAAATTAAGAAATTGCTACACTTGTTTTGGtaaagtaaaatgagaacttattaatatttccgcgttggcttgcctgacaatggtgttaggcgtcatcacgacctataatgaaattgggttgtgacatcaagaaagaattcaatttgtttttacaaaattactattatgtacatatccctaaaaagttttcttactcttcacattaaatatttaattaatggtagtttagtcatactagataatttttgcatagaatttggtattttcttaatgggcgtgTCAAAagaaattggtcacttattattGACCGGAGAGAGTAATATATTAGAAACTTATCTATATAATGATGGCCTATAAACAAAATCTAATTATACAAATTGGGAAAATGATATCGTATAGCCGCTCTTAAAATAAtaactaaatatatatatatatataatttatatgcTTTTTAGGCTACCGAACTAATAGGTAAAAGCACATGTTAAGTATGGATTGGTTTCTGACAATGAACCCAAAACAAGAGAACTGAAACTGGCCGGCAACAATTTTTAGAAGAGCAGAAACAAGTTACAATCCTAATTCCCCAGTTTCTAAGACTTGAAAGTCAACAGTTTTTATCTCTGAAAGTTGAGAAATGGAATTGGAGAAGGGAGTGCAGAGATGGgcagttgacatttctgaatgGAACCCTTCTCCCCATCACTTCTCTTTTGCTATGTCTTTTCTTCCCCAGCATGAACATCCCTCTATTACCAGGTTTCTTTCAATTTCCTCCTCTGTGCTCTACTTTTTATATGGGAAATGTTTAAACTTTATGTATGTACTATGTAAGGTTTTCATCGTTAAGTTTATTCCACACTCCTGTTTGATTCTCGATTTCAtatattaaatgctaaaaaatataTGTACATCATGTAAAGCTATCATCTTTAAGTTTATTTTGTACTTATTTCTTGATTTTGATGCAGTGTCCATGGATTTTTATTGAATGCTTAAAATTTATTGTTTGCTAATTTGGTTCTTGATTAGTTAAGGTGTTCGTGGAGTTTATAATTTATTTGAAGTGCTAAATTGATGTATGCCAAGTAAAGTTTTCATCTTTAAGTTTATTCTGTATCTTTTTGTTCTTGGTTGCATTAAACGATCTGCAAAAGCGCAAATTCTTACTTTATTATACTTGTCTTAATTCTATGTTGTGAATCTGCACTTTGTATTGCAAGTAAAGTTTTCATCTGGAAGTTTATTCTGTAACTCGTTGATTTTTTATTGCTATAAAGTGTCTACCATAGCAAAAATTTGAATTTGCACTTTGGTATAATTGCTTAATTCTATATGGTGTCTGAAAAGCTTGTCAAGGAATTTGGTTATCAAAATTGCCTTTGTAAAAAATTGAGTGGATGTGTCATTCACTGATTAGGTTTTTTAAAATGGAAGACCGAAAACGGGCGCTTGTGAGCAGATTGTTGCAGTATGCACTGGTACATCAAGTCTTGGGAATCCCATACAATGAAATTGTCATCAGGCGTACTGCTGAGGGAAAACCATACCTGGTATATATAGAATGTGATCACGTACAATGCTGAAAGTTCACTTGCTTTTGGTcttatttgttgttgaaattaTGTTTTTGATGGTTGCTTATTTAGGTATTTTACGAGTGTGTGCTTTATCATTAACTAGTTGGGTTCTCGCATTCTTCCAAGTGCTCCAGAAGATTCGAAGACTGAAAGAGGTGGAAAAATAACTCATTATTCTTGGCTGGAATTTCACTATAAAGATAGGAATTATTTTCAGTGGTCTTATACTGAAAAACACGTTATATAGATTTGCTATCCACTAGACAGCTTGCACAAGACAAATGCTTGGAATATGACATGAAGAACTTGATGTTAGACCTTTTCTGGGTAGTAAATATGAAATCTCCTTTTTCGAGAAAAGGTAATTGTATTAAAATAGCAACACTAAGGAAGTGCTGTAGTATGTACAAGGGGGGAAAAACCAATAGAAAATTTGTTTCTTACTCTTGTAGGGAGTGAAAACGAAATCTCCTGACGTGCTTAATTGATAAATTAGTTTCTCGCCAGTGTCAAAGACATACTTTCTGTCATTTCCTTTGATTCGTTTCTTGTCTTCTTTTGGCCCCGCTTCAACAGCCATGAAGAAAGTTGTGCCTCTTAGCCAAGTCTCGTCCTTCTCTCCATTTGAACAGCACTTATTTATCAGTGAGAAATTATTTGAGTGATGTATTTTGGTCGAAAAGAATTTATTATATATTGGTTTGTTCTTGTAGATCTTTTCCTCCTCATATTCTAAGTCGATGCAGTTGTCCTTCTCCATATCCAAATAAAATCAACTTATTTAAAGCGGACTTTGTAAAATCCACGAAGATGAGACAATTGGGATTCGATTGTGGCATATATGGTTTACCAGCATTTACATAGCTAGTAGTTGGAAAACTCTCCCAGTTACTGATGCTTTCTCATGTTTTTTATGTTTACATCATCGATAAAGATTCAAAATAAGATTTTTTCTTACTTGTTATCCAATATGTTGTCCTCATGTCAATTCTGATTCAGCTGAAAAGGTTTGTCCTTGTTTATGTTTGAAATTACATTTTTTAGGCCAGATTAACATTGATTGTTTAACTTCATATGCCACAAGAATTCGAGGATATTCTTCAAGCTACCAGCTATGATGTTGCTTGCAATCACTATCTTCCCATTTTCAATATTGTTAACCTTTTCTACTTCTAGGAATGTGACAAACCGAACTTGGAGTTGCCAAATTTCAACTTCAACGCATCACATCATGGTGATTTTGTGGCTATTGCTTCTGAACCAATATGCCTTgtgggattggatgttgttgctaAAACCATTCCTGAGAAGGAATCAGTTGAAGATTTCATTGAGAGCTTCTCATCATACTTCTCGAGACTGGAATGGCTCAATATAACCAATGCCGGCTCTTCTCACCAGATTTTAAGTGAGTTTTATAGGTACCTATCTATTTATAGGCCTTACTTAATGCAAATGCAAATGCCACTACACTAGTGAAATTTTATTCTTGCTTAACCTCAAACTCCTACAATTATGTGCATTTCAAAGCTTTCTTTCTTCCATGTTCGAGTCAGAGATCGCAGTGAGTTTAGTCCGGTAAACTGTCGAAGGTAATTCCCAAGCAAAAGAAGTATGTAGGAACCTATGCACCTGTTTTCTCTTCCATTACTCATTACAGTTTAGTGTCTCATTTTGGATAAGCCTTAGTTGACGGCGCGGGACATTAATTTTCCAAAAAAGTTACAGAATATAGATATTTTCGGTTAAAACATTATTGACAAGGTACATAAAGAACTTAGTCTCTTTGGTTGGGAAAAGTTCCCTCGGATCAAATTGAGCTCAGATGGCTAATGATCAGGTTAAATGAACCTCCATACCTAAAGTACCTCCTCTAGGGAAGAATATCAACCTTTGTACTGCTGGGAACGACCATATGTACATGGCATTCAAACTGCTCAACAATCATTTTCCTTATGAGAATGTGCCAAGTTGGTTTCTACCATTTTACAATGGGTGGCATAATGCAATAATATCTCTGCTGTGACCAACTCCTCCGCCGCTTATTTTATGTTTATGTTTTATGGGAAAAGCAGGTGTCATACTGAGATTTGGCCTTGCTACTAGCAACAATTTCCTTCACCAACAACCTTTCGTTTACTGTGATAGTGTCACAATTTGTGCTATTTGAAGTATAGTTGCTGCCTCATAGTTTCGGCGGAGTAGTTTCAAATTGAATGTTATAGTTTCTGCTTTTGGCCTTGCCAAATTAATGTCTACTTTCTTGAAATGGGCATAATCACATTTTCCAGTTTCTTGATGGGTCCCACTTTTACACTTCCAGCATCGACATGAATCAAAGAGTAATATATCGTATCACTTGTCAGAAAACGATTCATACTTCTTGACCAACTTAACAAACTAGCAGAGTATGAATTTGATGTAGAGGGAGTAGAAAATAAGATACTGGGAgacatcttctttttttcttctttttttgtgacAATGAATGACAGGTTTTGTCACCCCGAGAAATAAAATTCATGCTAAATGGTGGAAAAAATTATACTGGCAAATCTGACAACTTATGCAGATATTGGAGTGTGAAGGAAGCATTTGTCAAAGCCATTGGTGTCGGCGTGGGTTACAAATTGGACACTGTCGAATTTCTTCACAAAAACTGGGCAAACATAGTTGTCAAAGTTGATGGTAAAGAACTGAAAGATTGGAGATTTTGGCTTCTTGAATTGGGGAAAGGCCACATGGTTAGTTCTTCAATAGCGCTAATTCCTCTCTTGTTTTCCCTTTTGATTGCTCAATAATGCGATAGTAAAAAAGAAACATACAAGTACAAGTTCTGGATTTCTGATGCTAGATTAAATAGAAGCATTCACATAATCAACAGCCCCTCTTTCAAAAACTAGGAATTTAGCTGTTTAAGTTGTGAATTCTCTTTAATGATTTAGATTCTATTATTTTTTAAACTGCAATGCAACTTTTAAGAGTTCATACAGAGTTCTGATGCCGGCAACATTCGGTCACAAAACACAATCTCCCTTAGTTGCATGGACAGTAGtaacaaaaaaaattcaatttgatgATCAGCGACTCAGCGTGGCAGTCTGCTTTTTGCATTAAGTATGAGTTTTCTGTAATGTTGCAGGCATCGATTGCTAGGGGTCACCCAATGTTTGCCACTACCAGTTACAGGGGAACGTTGAAGCGGACACAATTTAATGATGAGGAATACAACATGGGGATAAATCTTCCAAATGGAAGCTTCATTTTGCGGAAGGTAGAAGACCTTTTGCACTCCAATGAAGCAGGTAGAGTATCACCATAATTATCGCAAAATTGTGCTGTGATGAAGGATTAAAAAGAGCTGAAAGATAGCCATTGATCGATACATTGGGTGGTTAAAATGGCAGATGGAGCTTCGGCTTAGTCACTaaacataaatatatatatatgaaaaaggCCCATAAAATATTTCAATAAATACTCCATCCATCCCAATTTATGTGGCActatttcccttttagtcagtcCTAAAAAGAATGTCATTTTTtcttatttagaaacaatttatcTTTAGGATTCCTACTTAAAATTCCGCCATGACAAGTGGGACTTGGGTTTTCTGGTGATTTTGGACTAGAGTTTGATTGTATGGCAGAGAATTGCTAAATTCATTGTGCAAGATTCGAATTAAATGCTTTTTTCTGTTTGATTATTGTACAAAGGAGGTGCTTGACATCTTATCAGAGACATGAATCATAATAGACAAGAGCTAGGACTCGATCCATGTTGAAAGGCACATGCTTTTACAAGCTGAACTTCAAGTAGCACGACTTTTGTACCTTTTCAGTCGTGGCCACAGAGGTGGAGCCAAGATTTGAAGCTAATGGGTTGGGGATTCTATTCCTTGTAAGTTATTGGATtccaaattaataatttgtacatatttgGGGTgagatttggagagagaaacttgggggagtgggaatatacggtagagttaaattaggagactaATTAATAACATTAAAACCtctaaaatgtacataaatggtaattaggtatataaaaggtaattatattaaaagttaagcatggagagtaatatagtttactatatgacataggaatgtaaaaatcccATTTTTAAAGGCAAATATAAGTTTGGACCAAAGCTACTAAGTTCGATGGAACCCGCATCCGAAGTTCTAGCTCCGCCCCTGGTTGTGGGATGTGTCCTTTAATGAGAATACTGACACGAGTCAATATATCATTTTTGCAGCTGCTTCTGTATTCTCTCTTTCCTAATCCGCTTATTGATAAATCTAgcatttcttttttaatttt
Proteins encoded:
- the LOC104238158 gene encoding uncharacterized protein isoform X2, giving the protein MNIPLLPDRKRALVSRLLQYALVHQVLGIPYNEIVIRRTAEGKPYLECDKPNLELPNFNFNASHHGDFVAIASEPICLVGLDVVAKTIPEKESVEDFIESFSSYFSRLEWLNITNAGSSHQILSEFYRYWSVKEAFVKAIGVGVGYKLDTVEFLHKNWANIVVKVDGKELKDWRFWLLELGKGHMASIARGHPMFATTSYRGTLKRTQFNDEEYNMGINLPNGSFILRKVEDLLHSNEAGRVSP
- the LOC104238158 gene encoding uncharacterized protein isoform X1, giving the protein MELEKGVQRWAVDISEWNPSPHHFSFAMSFLPQHEHPSITRFFKMEDRKRALVSRLLQYALVHQVLGIPYNEIVIRRTAEGKPYLECDKPNLELPNFNFNASHHGDFVAIASEPICLVGLDVVAKTIPEKESVEDFIESFSSYFSRLEWLNITNAGSSHQILSEFYRYWSVKEAFVKAIGVGVGYKLDTVEFLHKNWANIVVKVDGKELKDWRFWLLELGKGHMASIARGHPMFATTSYRGTLKRTQFNDEEYNMGINLPNGSFILRKVEDLLHSNEAGRVSP